One genomic segment of Ferrimonas sp. YFM includes these proteins:
- the flgH gene encoding flagellar basal body L-ring protein FlgH, with amino-acid sequence MRHWIAAASLITLVGCTSPGAPIPDDPYYAPVYPELPPTQVVNTGSIYQDAYANELYSDIKAHRVGDVITVELVEATKAKKSATNEMKKDNSMSLDPITAGGGPVTINGQTLDLNYKEKLDLSKEADADQSNSLNGSISVNVLQVLANGNLVIRGEKWITINDGEEYIRLTGLIRPRDIKPDNTVESTRVANARIQYSGTGTFAESQKTGWLAAFFNGPLWPF; translated from the coding sequence ATGAGACACTGGATAGCCGCAGCCAGCCTGATCACCCTGGTGGGGTGCACCTCACCAGGGGCCCCGATTCCGGATGATCCCTACTACGCTCCGGTTTACCCCGAGCTGCCCCCTACCCAGGTGGTCAACACCGGTTCCATCTATCAGGATGCCTACGCCAACGAGCTCTATTCCGACATCAAGGCTCACAGGGTCGGTGATGTGATCACCGTCGAGCTGGTGGAGGCCACCAAGGCCAAGAAGAGCGCCACCAACGAGATGAAGAAGGACAACTCCATGTCCCTCGATCCCATCACCGCAGGCGGCGGTCCGGTCACCATCAACGGCCAGACCCTGGATCTCAACTACAAAGAGAAACTGGATCTCTCTAAAGAGGCGGACGCGGACCAGAGCAACAGCCTCAATGGCTCCATCTCGGTGAACGTGCTGCAGGTACTGGCCAACGGCAACCTGGTGATTCGCGGTGAAAAGTGGATCACCATCAACGACGGTGAAGAGTACATCCGCCTGACCGGCCTGATTCGCCCCAGGGACATCAAGCCGGACAACACCGTGGAGTCCACCCGCGTCGCCAACGCCCGCATCCAGTACAGCGGCACCGGCACCTTCGCAGAATCCCAGAAGACCGGCTGGCTGGCCGCCTTCTTCAACGGTCCCCTGTGGCCCTTCTAG
- the flgG gene encoding flagellar basal-body rod protein FlgG yields MQPALWISKTGLDAQQTEISNISNNLANASTVGFKKSRAVFEDLLYQTINQAGGISAQNTELPNGLTLGAGTKVAATQRIFSQGNMETTNNSLDLMIDGPGFFQIQMPDGTQAYSRNGQFTLDEEGQMVTPGSGYVLDPGIVIPEDAQSVTVSSEGEVSVRVPGQAANVVVGQIEISNFVNASGLEPIGQNLFLETGASGAPIAGVPGLDGLGSIRQGALETSNVNVTEELVNMIEAQRVYEMNSKVISTVDQMLANLNQQL; encoded by the coding sequence ATGCAACCGGCACTTTGGATCAGTAAAACAGGCCTGGACGCTCAGCAGACTGAAATCTCCAACATCTCAAACAACCTGGCTAACGCCAGCACCGTGGGCTTTAAGAAGAGCCGCGCCGTGTTTGAGGACCTGCTCTATCAAACCATCAACCAGGCCGGGGGCATCAGCGCCCAGAATACCGAGCTGCCCAACGGCCTGACCCTGGGCGCCGGCACCAAGGTGGCGGCCACTCAGCGCATCTTCTCCCAGGGCAACATGGAAACCACCAACAACAGCCTGGACCTGATGATCGACGGCCCGGGCTTCTTCCAGATTCAGATGCCTGACGGTACCCAGGCCTACTCCCGCAACGGCCAGTTCACTCTGGACGAGGAGGGGCAGATGGTGACCCCGGGTTCCGGTTATGTGCTGGACCCAGGCATCGTCATCCCGGAAGACGCCCAGTCCGTGACAGTCTCCTCCGAGGGTGAGGTGTCGGTGCGGGTGCCCGGCCAGGCGGCCAACGTGGTGGTGGGCCAGATTGAGATCTCCAACTTCGTCAACGCCAGTGGCCTGGAGCCCATAGGTCAAAACCTGTTCCTGGAGACCGGCGCCAGTGGTGCGCCCATCGCCGGCGTACCCGGCCTGGATGGTCTGGGTTCCATCCGTCAGGGTGCTCTGGAAACCTCCAACGTCAACGTGACCGAGGAGCTGGTGAACATGATCGAAGCCCAGCGGGTGTATGAGATGAACTCCAAGGTGATCTCCACCGTGGATCAGATGCTGGCCAACCTGAACCAGCAACTCTAA
- the flgF gene encoding flagellar basal-body rod protein FlgF translates to MDKMLYIAASGASQNMYALGVHANNLANARTDGFKADLHQARSMQAFGEGLPTRVFAMTERPASNFDAGSLKTTGRSLDVAIKGEGWFVVEDEQGNEALTRAGSLKVDEGGMLTNAQGRPIMGAAGPIFLPLPVEKVEIATNGIITVRPQGAPANAMEEVDQLQMVNPEINTLTKGEDGLFRALGGEAYLADAEVELVAGAIEGSNVSPVHELVGMIEMQRQFDMQLKMMKTAEENDRSAAKLLRV, encoded by the coding sequence TTGGACAAGATGCTTTATATCGCCGCGTCAGGCGCCAGCCAGAACATGTACGCCCTGGGTGTGCATGCCAACAACCTGGCCAACGCCCGCACCGACGGTTTCAAGGCGGATCTGCACCAGGCCCGCAGCATGCAGGCGTTCGGTGAGGGGTTGCCCACCCGGGTGTTTGCCATGACCGAGCGCCCGGCCAGCAACTTTGATGCCGGCAGCCTGAAGACCACGGGTCGCAGCCTGGATGTGGCCATCAAGGGTGAAGGCTGGTTTGTGGTCGAGGATGAGCAGGGCAACGAAGCCCTGACCCGTGCCGGCTCTCTGAAGGTCGACGAAGGGGGCATGCTCACCAACGCTCAAGGCCGCCCCATCATGGGGGCCGCCGGGCCCATCTTCCTGCCACTGCCGGTGGAGAAGGTGGAGATCGCCACCAACGGCATCATCACAGTGCGTCCCCAGGGCGCACCGGCCAACGCCATGGAAGAGGTGGACCAGCTTCAGATGGTCAACCCAGAAATCAATACTCTGACCAAGGGCGAAGATGGCTTGTTCCGTGCCCTTGGCGGCGAAGCCTACCTGGCCGATGCAGAGGTGGAGCTGGTGGCGGGTGCCATCGAGGGCAGCAACGTCAGCCCGGTACATGAACTGGTGGGAATGATCGAGATGCAGCGTCAATTCGACATGCAGCTGAAGATGATGAAAACCGCCGAAGAGAACGACAGGTCAGCCGCAAAACTGTTGCGGGTGTAA